ATCGCTCAACGGATAAAAGGTACTCCGGGGATAACAGGCTGATACCGCCCAAGAGTTCATATCGACGGCGGTGTTTGGCACCTCGATGTCGGCTCATCACATCCTGGGGCTGTAGCAGGTCCCAAGGGTATGGCTGTTCGCCATTTAAAGTGGTACGCGAGCTGGGTTTAGAACGTCGTGAGACAGTTCGGTCCCTATCTGCCGTAGGCGTTGGAGATTTGAGAGGAGCTGCTCCTAGTACGAGAGGACCGGAGTGGACGGACCTCTGGTGTTCCGGTTGTCACGCCAGTGGCATTGCCGGGTAGCTATGTCCGGAAGGGATAACCGCTGAAGGCATCTAAGCGGGAAGCCTTCCTTAAGATGAGATCTCCCTGAACCTACGAGGTTCCTGAAGGGTCGTTGAAGACGACAACGTTGATAGGCGGGGTGTGGAAGCGCAGTAATGTGTGAAGCTAACCCGTACTAATGGCCCGTGAGGCTTGACCATATAACACCCAAGCAAGTTGGTTATTGTCTGACTTGAAAAAGCGAGACTTCCCCTTTTTGCCTGGTGGCCATAGCGAGTAGGCCCCACCCGATCCCATTCCGAACTCGGAAGTGAAACTGCTCAGCGCCGATGATAGTGTGGGGTTACCCATGTGAAAGTAGGTCACTGCCAGGCGCCTTATATGAAAGCCCCCGAAGGGATATATCCCTTCGGGGGCTTTTCTTTTCCTTTGTTAACAACGAAGCTGCTTAAAATTATAGGAGCTACTTATGTTCCGTTTTGTATGGATGAAGGAAATAATGCTTGTTTTCTGAGGCCCGTAACTACATCGGGTAATTCTGGATGGGATAGAGGGGAATGTTGAGAGAAGGCAGTTTTGGTTTCTTTTAGAGAACGGTACGGTATGGTCTTTATCAGCGTCTTAAAAAGGTTGTTAGCTTAGAAGGTTACCCTGAGGCATTCAGATCTATTCATCTGCAACTTCCTTTGGATAACCCTAATGCGTTCGTTCTGGTTTCAGAGATTATTTACAGGCACCATCTTTACGCTGTACAGTCCATCCGCTGTGAAGGTGAGAGCGGAAGGCCGCGCCGCGTTTACCTTCGTCATTCTCTCCCTCACAGCACTCTTTAATTAAGCCGAAAGATGAGGAAATTAATTTGAGATGTTAGTACTCTTTATCGGAAGGCTCTTTATTTCTTCGGCGATTTGGCTGAATCGCTTAATTTGATTAAAACCTAAGCTTACAATTTTTGATCCAAAATCCTTAATAATAAGGAAGAAATTCGGAATTTTATAACCAAGGTACACAACGCTTGCTACTATCGCTGTTGCAATTACAATAGCAAAAAAAGCATGTAATCCAAGAAAATTCAGGATATTAAATAAATGATAAATACCTGCAAGGGGCATAAGAAATAGTGCCCCTATGTAAACGAACATAATATAAATGTAAAACACTAGGGCGCTAAATTGAATAAATCTCACTAGCGCTAAACTTAAGCATCTTGCCATAGCTCTATAGTTTATCATGAATTATATGGTTTATATTTAGTGCTGCTCAATGCAGCCCCTGCCCCTTAAAAATCAGTCTTCGCGCTGGCCGGCTTCCAAATATTTATAAGGACTTAATAAGAAGCTTCTTCCGCAAATTAACACTGCTATTATTATAACTGCACAAACACTTAGTGGCTAGGCGATATTAAAATAGTATGAGCATCACCGTTGCGTGAATTTTTGGGAGAATTTCGAGCTTTCCTGAAAAGTTGTTCGCGCTGCTCTGTGCGGTACGAACAACTGTTCGATTGGCAGAACCTCCCGCCTAATCGGGCCCTGGTGCCTATGTATGCGGGAGAGCCCGCCTGCCAGCTCCCCGAATCTATAAAAGCTATTAAATTTACTGAATTCTTGGTGCTAAAAAGCTTGAATAGCGGCAAAAGCCGACTTAAAGCGACATCATTTCTGCTCAAAATCAAGTAAAATTTTACTTGATTTTGAGAAAAAACGAGAATTATGAATATACTCCAGCAAGATGCGTTTATACAATACGTATTTTAGGTAAATTCTCCACTGCCCCATTTTTATGGATTATTTGGAAGGTAAACTTTTAACTCACATAAATTATAAGTAAATGCGTCAAGTGACGATCAATGCACTATAGTTAGAACGATAAACGGTAAAAATGGATATGAGGATCTAATATTTTATTTGGGGGAACTGGTTTTTCAGCAAATAAATAAGAGGCTGTAAATTTTTATGAAAAAAACAACCGATAAGCCTAATCATTTAAGAAGTACAACTAGCCAATTGGAAGGCTTCTCTAAAGAAGAAAGAAGGCAACGTTCCCGTTTGGATATTGATGCGGTGCAAAAAGCTTATAAACGCTATGCAACCCTCTATGACGCCTGGTTTGGGCCGATAATGCAACGGGGACGCAAGGAGAGTATTGAAAAATTAACTTGTCTACCGGGCGATAAAATTCTGGAAGTCGGCGTTGGAACTGGCCTTTCTTTGCCTCTATATCCTCCTTTTGTTCGAATAACGGGAATTGATATTTCCCCGGAAATGTTAGATCGAGCAAATGCTCGGAAAAAGCGCTTAGGGTTGGAAAATGTGGTCGAGTTACGAGTGATGGATGCCGAATATATGGAATTTCCTGATAATAGCTTTGATAAGGTCACAGCAACCTATGTGGCATCCGTAGTACCTCACCCTGGGCGATTAGTTGATGAATTAAAGCGCGTCTGTAAACCGGATGGAGAGATTTTTATTCTGAAT
This sequence is a window from Nitrosococcus oceani ATCC 19707. Protein-coding genes within it:
- a CDS encoding class I SAM-dependent methyltransferase, yielding MKKTTDKPNHLRSTTSQLEGFSKEERRQRSRLDIDAVQKAYKRYATLYDAWFGPIMQRGRKESIEKLTCLPGDKILEVGVGTGLSLPLYPPFVRITGIDISPEMLDRANARKKRLGLENVVELRVMDAEYMEFPDNSFDKVTATYVASVVPHPGRLVDELKRVCKPDGEIFILNHFQSTNPVLAGMERLLSPLSRFLGFHPDLCLDSFVKETDLEVIDITSTNLFGYWKLVRARNNKRLTGGVADQSTVKIVASQ